One window of the Pseudomonas sp. S04 genome contains the following:
- the ptsP gene encoding phosphoenolpyruvate--protein phosphotransferase has translation MLELTIEQISMAQSAVDKAAALHLLADKLVADGLVAEGYLSGLQAREAQGSTFLGQGIAIPHGTPDTRELVHTTGVRLLQFPEGVDWGDGQIVYLAIGIAAKSDEHLRLLQLLTRALGETDLGQALRRASSAEALLKLLQGAPQELALDAQMIGLGVSADDFEELVWRGARLLRQADCVSNGFSAVLQQVEALPLGDGLWWLHSEQTVKRPGLAFVTPDKPIRYLGQPLSGLFCLASLGEAHQALLERLCALLIEGRGHELGRATSRRAVLEVLGGELPADWPSARIALANAHGLHARPAKILAQLAKSFEGEIRVRIVDGQDSAVSVKSLSKLLSLGARRGQVLELIAEPSIASDALPALLAAIEEGLGEEVEPLPAISAQPPVIADITTVLVAPASGSLIQAIAAAPGIAIGPAHIQVQQTIEYPLRGESTATERERLHAALAEVRRDIEGLIQRSKAKAIREIFITHQEMLDDPELTDEVDTRLKQGESAEAAWMAVIEAAARQQESLQDALLAERAADLRDIGRRVLAQLCGIPTPSEPEQPYILVMDEVGPSDVARLDPARVAGILTARGGATAHSAIVARALGIPALVGAGAAVLLLAPGTPLLLDGQRGRLHVDADAATLQRASQERDTREQRLKAAAEQRHQPALTRDGHAVEVFANIGESSGVASAVEQGAEGIGLLRTELIFMAHPQAPDEATQEAEYRRVLDGLGARPLVVRTLDVGGDKPLPYWPIAKEENPFLGVRGIRLTLQRPQIMEGQLRALLRAADNRPLRIMFPMVGSVDEWRQARDMTERLRLEIPVADLQLGIMIEVPSAALLAPVLAREVDFFSIGTNDLTQYTLAIDRGHPTLSAQADGLHPAVLQLIDITVRAAHAHGKWVGVCGELAADPLAVPVLVGLGVDELSVGARSIAEVKARVRELSLAQVQQLAQQALAVGSAQQVRELVETL, from the coding sequence ATGCTCGAGCTCACCATAGAGCAGATATCCATGGCCCAGAGCGCTGTGGATAAAGCCGCTGCATTGCACCTGCTGGCCGACAAACTGGTCGCCGATGGCCTGGTAGCCGAGGGTTACCTCAGCGGGTTGCAGGCGCGAGAAGCCCAGGGCTCGACCTTTCTCGGTCAAGGTATTGCCATCCCCCACGGCACCCCGGATACCCGCGAGCTGGTGCACACCACCGGCGTGCGCCTGTTGCAGTTCCCTGAAGGCGTGGACTGGGGCGATGGGCAGATCGTGTACCTGGCGATCGGTATTGCGGCCAAGTCCGATGAGCACCTGCGCCTGCTGCAATTGCTCACCCGCGCCCTCGGCGAAACCGACCTGGGCCAGGCCCTGCGCCGCGCCAGTAGCGCCGAAGCGTTGCTCAAACTGCTGCAGGGGGCGCCGCAGGAACTGGCGCTGGATGCGCAGATGATCGGCCTGGGCGTGTCCGCCGACGACTTTGAAGAACTGGTATGGCGCGGCGCGCGCTTGTTGCGCCAGGCCGACTGCGTGAGCAACGGCTTCTCGGCGGTCTTGCAACAGGTCGAGGCGTTGCCGCTGGGCGACGGGCTGTGGTGGTTGCACAGTGAGCAAACGGTCAAGCGTCCGGGCCTGGCGTTTGTCACCCCGGACAAGCCGATTCGTTACCTGGGCCAACCGCTGAGCGGGCTGTTTTGCCTGGCCAGCCTCGGCGAGGCCCACCAGGCCTTGCTGGAACGCTTGTGCGCGTTGCTGATTGAAGGTCGTGGCCACGAGTTGGGCCGCGCTACCAGCCGGCGCGCGGTGCTGGAAGTGCTGGGCGGCGAGCTGCCGGCCGATTGGCCGAGCGCCCGGATCGCCCTGGCCAACGCCCACGGCCTGCATGCCCGCCCGGCGAAGATCCTGGCGCAGTTGGCGAAAAGTTTTGAGGGTGAGATTCGCGTGCGCATCGTCGATGGCCAGGACAGTGCCGTCTCGGTGAAAAGCCTGAGCAAGTTGCTGAGCCTGGGTGCCCGTCGTGGCCAGGTGCTGGAACTGATCGCCGAGCCGAGCATTGCCAGCGACGCGCTGCCGGCCTTGTTGGCGGCGATCGAAGAGGGCCTGGGTGAAGAGGTTGAACCTTTGCCCGCCATCAGCGCACAGCCGCCAGTCATCGCCGATATCACCACGGTGCTGGTCGCACCGGCTTCCGGCAGCCTGATCCAGGCGATCGCCGCCGCCCCCGGAATCGCCATCGGTCCTGCCCATATCCAGGTCCAGCAAACCATCGAATACCCGTTGCGCGGCGAGTCCACGGCGACAGAGCGCGAGCGTCTGCACGCCGCCCTGGCCGAGGTGCGCCGCGACATCGAAGGCCTGATCCAGCGCAGCAAGGCCAAGGCCATTCGCGAGATTTTCATTACCCATCAGGAAATGCTCGACGACCCGGAGCTGACGGACGAAGTCGATACGCGTCTGAAGCAGGGCGAAAGCGCCGAAGCGGCCTGGATGGCCGTGATCGAGGCTGCGGCCCGGCAGCAGGAGTCGTTGCAGGATGCCTTGCTCGCCGAGCGGGCCGCGGACTTGCGCGACATCGGGCGCCGGGTGCTGGCGCAACTGTGTGGCATCCCGACCCCAAGCGAGCCAGAGCAACCCTACATCCTGGTAATGGATGAAGTCGGTCCCTCGGATGTGGCCCGCCTGGACCCTGCCCGCGTGGCCGGCATTCTCACCGCCCGTGGTGGCGCCACCGCCCACAGCGCCATTGTCGCCCGTGCACTGGGAATCCCGGCGCTGGTCGGTGCCGGCGCGGCGGTGTTGCTGCTGGCCCCGGGCACACCGTTGCTGCTCGATGGCCAGCGTGGGCGATTGCATGTCGACGCCGATGCCGCAACCTTGCAGCGCGCCAGCCAGGAGCGCGATACCCGCGAGCAACGCCTCAAGGCTGCCGCCGAACAACGCCATCAACCGGCACTGACCCGCGACGGGCATGCCGTGGAAGTGTTCGCCAACATTGGCGAAAGCTCCGGAGTGGCCAGTGCGGTGGAGCAGGGCGCCGAAGGTATCGGCTTGCTGCGCACCGAACTGATTTTCATGGCCCACCCGCAAGCCCCTGATGAAGCCACCCAGGAAGCCGAATACCGGCGGGTGCTCGATGGTTTGGGCGCACGTCCGCTGGTGGTACGAACCCTCGATGTCGGCGGTGACAAGCCGCTGCCTTACTGGCCGATCGCCAAGGAAGAAAACCCCTTCCTCGGCGTGCGCGGCATTCGCCTGACTCTGCAGCGTCCGCAAATCATGGAGGGGCAGTTGCGCGCCTTGTTGCGCGCCGCCGACAACCGCCCGCTGCGGATCATGTTCCCCATGGTCGGCAGCGTCGACGAGTGGCGGCAGGCGCGGGACATGACGGAGCGCCTGCGCCTGGAAATCCCGGTAGCCGACCTGCAACTGGGGATCATGATCGAGGTGCCGTCGGCTGCGTTGCTGGCGCCGGTCCTGGCCCGCGAAGTCGACTTCTTCAGCATCGGCACCAACGACCTGACCCAATACACCCTGGCCATCGACCGCGGTCACCCGACCTTGTCGGCTCAGGCTGATGGCCTGCACCCGGCGGTCCTGCAACTGATCGACATCACCGTGCGTGCCGCCCATGCCCATGGCAAATGGGTGGGGGTGTGCGGCGAGCTGGCGGCGGATCCCCTGGCGGTACCGGTGCTGGTCGGCCTGGGGGTGGACGAATTGAGCGTCGGCGCGCGCAGCATCGCCGAGGTCAAGGCGCGGGTGCGTGAACTGAGCCTGGCGCAGGTACAACAATTGGCCCAACAGGCATTGGCCGTGGGCAGCGCACAGCAAGTGCGCGAATTAGTGGAGACGCTGTAA
- the pfkB gene encoding 1-phosphofructokinase, translated as MARILTLTLNPALDLTVQLPLLAPGQVNRSTVMHTHAAGKGVNVAQVLADLGHQVTVSGFLGEDNLQAFEALFARRGFVDAFVRVPGETRSNIKVAEDDGRITDLNGPGPVISAVAQQALLDRLEQIAPGHAAVVIAGSLPRGVSAQWLQALLRRLKAKGLKVALDTSGEALRAGLAAGPWLIKPNSEELAEVLDCAVVSLAAQAEAASRLHAQGIEHVVISHGADGVNWFSVGSALHATPPRVSVASTVGAGDSLLAGMLHGLLSADTPEQTLRTATAIAAQAVTQIGFGIHDTAQLAQLEQAVRVRPLTEQ; from the coding sequence ATGGCCCGCATCTTAACCCTGACCCTCAATCCGGCCCTGGACCTCACGGTGCAGTTGCCGCTGCTGGCGCCCGGTCAGGTCAATCGCAGCACCGTCATGCACACTCACGCTGCTGGTAAAGGCGTGAACGTGGCGCAGGTGCTGGCCGACCTGGGGCACCAAGTGACCGTCAGCGGCTTTCTGGGCGAGGACAATCTGCAGGCGTTCGAGGCGTTGTTCGCCCGTCGTGGTTTTGTCGACGCCTTTGTCCGCGTTCCAGGGGAAACCCGCAGCAATATCAAGGTGGCCGAAGACGACGGACGCATCACCGACCTCAATGGTCCAGGCCCGGTGATCAGTGCGGTGGCGCAGCAAGCGTTGCTTGATCGGCTGGAGCAGATTGCCCCGGGGCATGCTGCGGTGGTGATCGCAGGCAGCCTGCCTCGTGGTGTCAGCGCCCAGTGGTTGCAGGCACTGTTGCGCCGGCTCAAGGCCAAGGGCTTGAAAGTCGCCCTGGACACCAGCGGTGAAGCGCTGCGCGCAGGGCTGGCAGCCGGACCATGGTTGATCAAGCCCAACAGCGAAGAGCTGGCTGAGGTGCTCGATTGCGCGGTGGTGTCGCTGGCGGCCCAGGCCGAGGCGGCGAGCCGCTTGCACGCGCAAGGTATTGAGCACGTGGTGATTTCCCACGGCGCCGATGGGGTCAACTGGTTCAGTGTCGGCTCGGCGCTGCATGCCACACCGCCCAGGGTCAGCGTGGCCAGCACGGTGGGGGCCGGCGATTCCTTGCTGGCGGGCATGTTGCACGGCCTGCTCAGTGCCGACACCCCGGAGCAGACACTGCGAACCGCCACCGCGATTGCCGCGCAGGCAGTGACCCAGATCGGTTTTGGCATCCACGACACGGCGCAGTTGGCGCAGCTTGAACAGGCGGTGCGTGTTCGCCCCCTGACAGAACAATAA
- a CDS encoding PTS fructose-like transporter subunit IIB, with product MKLAIVTACPNGMVTSVLCARLLDAAAQRQGWSTSVEVHDGAHPERQLSAAVIDDAEWVLLVSTGAVDLSRFVGKRLFQSTPSQALQDVDGVLRRGAEEAQVYSAPLAIVEPVSASQSAPRLVAVTACPTGVAHTFMAAEALQQAAKRLGYELQVETQGSVGARNPLSAQAISEADVVLLAADIEVPTERFAGKKIYRCGTSIALKQAEATLNKALAEGKLESAAAVAGSPVKTQKTGVYKHLLTGVSFMLPMVVAGGLMIALSFVFGIEAFKEQGSLAAALMQIGGETAFKLMVPLLAGYIAYSIADRPGLAPGMIGGLLASTLGAGFIGGIIAGFIAGYAAQAINRYARLPQSLEALKPILIIPLLASLFTGLVMIYVVGKPVAGMLTGLTHFLDSMGTTNAILLGVLLGGMMCVDLGGPINKAAYAFSVGLLASQSYAPMAATMAAGMVPPIGLGIATFIARRKFAQAEREAGKAALVLGLCFISEGAIPFAAKDPLRVIPASIAGGALTGALSMYFGCKLMAPHGGLFVMLIPNAINHALLYLLAIVAGSLLTAVVYALLKRPEATELVLEPASV from the coding sequence ATGAAGTTAGCCATTGTTACTGCCTGCCCCAATGGCATGGTCACCAGTGTGCTGTGCGCCCGGCTGCTGGACGCTGCGGCGCAGCGCCAGGGCTGGAGCACCAGTGTCGAAGTGCACGATGGGGCGCACCCCGAGCGTCAGCTGTCGGCTGCCGTCATCGATGATGCCGAATGGGTGTTGCTGGTCAGCACCGGGGCGGTAGACCTGTCGCGGTTCGTCGGCAAGCGCCTGTTCCAGAGCACGCCGTCCCAGGCCCTGCAGGATGTCGATGGGGTGCTGCGTCGGGGCGCCGAGGAGGCTCAGGTCTACAGCGCGCCGCTCGCCATTGTCGAGCCAGTCAGCGCCAGTCAGTCAGCGCCGCGCCTGGTGGCCGTCACGGCCTGCCCGACGGGCGTGGCCCACACGTTCATGGCGGCCGAGGCCTTGCAGCAAGCGGCCAAGCGCCTGGGCTACGAGTTGCAAGTGGAAACCCAGGGCTCGGTGGGAGCGCGCAATCCGTTGAGCGCCCAGGCGATCAGTGAGGCCGACGTGGTGCTGCTGGCGGCAGATATTGAAGTGCCAACCGAGCGTTTTGCCGGTAAGAAAATCTACCGTTGTGGCACCAGCATCGCCCTCAAGCAAGCCGAGGCGACCCTGAACAAGGCGCTGGCCGAAGGCAAGCTGGAAAGTGCAGCGGCCGTGGCGGGTAGCCCGGTCAAGACGCAGAAGACCGGCGTCTACAAACACCTGCTGACTGGCGTCTCGTTCATGCTGCCGATGGTGGTGGCGGGTGGCCTGATGATCGCCTTGTCCTTCGTGTTCGGCATCGAGGCGTTCAAGGAGCAGGGCAGCCTGGCGGCGGCCTTGATGCAGATCGGCGGCGAAACCGCGTTCAAGTTGATGGTGCCTTTGCTGGCGGGTTACATCGCCTATTCGATTGCCGACCGTCCGGGCCTGGCGCCGGGGATGATCGGCGGCTTACTGGCGAGCACTCTGGGCGCCGGTTTCATCGGCGGGATCATTGCCGGCTTTATCGCCGGGTACGCCGCGCAGGCGATCAATCGTTATGCACGTTTGCCGCAAAGCCTGGAAGCGCTCAAACCGATCCTGATCATTCCACTGCTGGCGAGCCTGTTCACCGGGTTGGTGATGATCTACGTGGTGGGCAAGCCGGTGGCCGGGATGCTCACCGGACTCACCCACTTCCTCGATAGCATGGGTACCACCAATGCGATCCTGCTGGGGGTACTACTGGGTGGGATGATGTGTGTTGACCTCGGTGGGCCGATCAACAAAGCGGCCTATGCGTTCTCGGTGGGGCTGTTGGCCTCGCAGAGTTATGCGCCGATGGCCGCCACCATGGCCGCCGGCATGGTGCCGCCAATCGGCTTGGGTATCGCCACCTTCATCGCCCGGCGCAAGTTCGCCCAGGCTGAGCGCGAGGCAGGTAAAGCGGCTTTGGTGCTGGGGCTGTGTTTCATTTCCGAAGGGGCGATCCCGTTCGCCGCCAAGGACCCGCTGCGGGTGATCCCGGCCAGCATCGCCGGGGGCGCCCTGACCGGTGCGCTGTCGATGTACTTCGGCTGCAAACTGATGGCGCCCCACGGCGGGCTGTTCGTGATGCTGATCCCCAACGCGATCAACCATGCCCTGTTGTACTTGCTGGCAATTGTCGCGGGTAGCCTGTTGACGGCAGTGGTGTATGCGCTGCTCAAGCGTCCAGAGGCGACCGAACTGGTGCTGGAGCCGGCCAGCGTATAA
- a CDS encoding alpha-xenorhabdolysin family binary toxin subunit A, translating into MDVQLWEASLKDKTTEEIASFAAAVPKGMLSLSSGSSSEIIRPAGLLLTKKQIIDLRKYEAAGLALPQTSGDVYRYLSFGDLHDGGDGFRAADFLATFNKVFNHAIRWQPLRARIMLTGTHLRLFGLNMAVYSRTVEEIYSDVRAVNRLETHNISTYEQLREWELKAEHEFPGLLLDNEIVTDLGDVLDLIASQIREYLDDVLSIKNDLDSFAVELREEITPRIKLLTAFISNNTYASDIEVLNNGIERRATRIDELNAQYKALVNQSLTAVSNFSLIGLGVAIYYGVEAENTRAERNNLSEEQDDAIKQLSSMNKTLGSLQRVRSDMQNLTVVAVEADVATKNLIHVWNVIHNYTSQSAKEISKMEDAVKLRQFMTQFRLVAAPWAEIHQNADALVELFKEADEEFKAGYGIQGAKSMKTLVQTQTYPELRIDVLRNCSGQLRDEAVKARMYFLKSNYLPTVSEVFEGVQGEVSGSLRDLAESALTTKLDLKSRIAQLAALNQELADGSDEVEDIHSEQVELLAQAHEAASRMSNKVIERRVAISVPFDQGMTAGFMAALQTDLVDHAAVLVRLNGKLVEPEKKLNTISDAVDELNKIGLSEAFKSVELTLDKVKELGATPPQVQLVMAAVEKLKQDLEGLVKSISFVSMIKESHTLRVTVEEIYQEIAVENRKGRNINDKVELIKAFHAMDDQRKLYVEEYAVAAAAVSRFLVSLADYKAIGLQDQVAGFMQEASTFVRFLDPVTYL; encoded by the coding sequence ATGGACGTGCAGTTGTGGGAAGCCTCGTTAAAAGATAAAACCACGGAAGAAATTGCCAGTTTTGCCGCGGCGGTTCCCAAGGGCATGCTGTCCTTGTCGAGCGGCTCGTCGAGTGAGATTATTCGCCCGGCAGGATTGTTGCTCACCAAAAAACAGATCATTGATCTTAGAAAGTATGAAGCAGCCGGATTGGCACTCCCGCAAACCAGTGGCGATGTTTACCGTTATTTGAGTTTCGGCGATCTGCACGACGGAGGGGACGGATTTCGGGCTGCGGATTTTTTAGCAACATTCAATAAAGTATTCAACCATGCCATCAGATGGCAACCATTGCGTGCACGCATCATGCTGACCGGTACTCACTTGAGACTGTTTGGTTTGAACATGGCCGTTTACAGTCGGACGGTAGAGGAAATCTACAGTGATGTGCGGGCCGTCAACAGGTTGGAAACCCACAATATCTCGACCTATGAGCAATTGCGAGAGTGGGAGCTTAAGGCAGAGCATGAATTTCCTGGGTTGTTACTGGATAACGAAATCGTAACTGATCTAGGTGATGTGCTGGACTTGATTGCCAGCCAAATACGGGAATACCTGGATGATGTCCTCAGCATAAAAAATGATCTGGACAGTTTTGCAGTAGAACTGCGTGAAGAAATAACGCCTCGCATAAAGTTGTTGACCGCCTTTATCTCGAATAATACCTACGCTTCCGATATTGAAGTTCTGAATAATGGAATTGAGCGGCGTGCGACCCGTATCGATGAATTAAACGCTCAATATAAGGCGTTGGTCAATCAATCGTTGACGGCAGTCTCGAACTTTTCTCTCATTGGGTTGGGTGTTGCGATTTATTACGGCGTTGAAGCTGAAAATACCCGTGCCGAGCGCAATAACCTGAGCGAAGAGCAGGATGACGCAATCAAGCAGCTTTCCAGCATGAATAAAACTCTGGGTTCACTTCAACGGGTCAGATCAGATATGCAGAATCTGACTGTCGTTGCGGTCGAGGCCGACGTGGCGACAAAAAATCTGATTCATGTCTGGAACGTGATTCATAACTATACGAGTCAGTCCGCCAAGGAGATCTCGAAAATGGAGGACGCTGTCAAACTGAGGCAGTTCATGACCCAGTTCAGATTGGTGGCGGCACCGTGGGCCGAAATTCATCAGAACGCTGATGCACTGGTGGAACTGTTCAAGGAGGCCGACGAAGAGTTCAAGGCTGGGTATGGTATTCAAGGAGCGAAGAGCATGAAAACGCTGGTGCAAACTCAAACCTATCCAGAGTTGAGGATTGATGTCCTGCGTAATTGCAGTGGGCAGTTGCGCGATGAGGCTGTCAAAGCCAGGATGTATTTCCTCAAGAGCAACTATTTACCAACAGTGAGTGAAGTGTTTGAGGGCGTGCAGGGCGAGGTCAGCGGCAGCTTACGTGATCTGGCAGAGTCAGCCTTGACGACAAAACTTGATCTTAAATCCCGAATCGCCCAGTTGGCTGCGCTCAATCAAGAATTGGCCGATGGATCCGATGAGGTTGAAGATATCCACAGCGAGCAGGTTGAGTTATTGGCGCAAGCGCATGAAGCGGCCTCTCGCATGTCAAACAAAGTGATTGAGCGCAGGGTCGCGATCAGCGTGCCGTTTGATCAAGGTATGACCGCGGGCTTCATGGCCGCGCTCCAGACGGATTTAGTTGATCATGCAGCTGTACTTGTGCGTCTGAACGGAAAGTTGGTTGAGCCTGAAAAGAAGTTGAATACTATTTCAGATGCGGTGGATGAGCTCAATAAAATTGGGCTTTCAGAGGCCTTTAAGTCTGTGGAGCTCACTCTGGATAAAGTAAAGGAGCTAGGCGCAACTCCGCCTCAGGTGCAATTGGTGATGGCCGCGGTCGAGAAGCTGAAACAGGATTTGGAAGGACTGGTCAAAAGTATTTCGTTTGTATCGATGATTAAGGAAAGTCACACGCTGCGGGTGACTGTCGAGGAGATTTATCAAGAAATAGCCGTTGAAAATCGAAAGGGGCGAAACATCAACGATAAAGTGGAGTTGATCAAAGCCTTTCATGCGATGGATGATCAGCGAAAACTGTATGTCGAGGAGTATGCGGTTGCGGCTGCCGCAGTCAGCCGATTCCTGGTGAGCCTGGCGGACTATAAGGCCATTGGCCTACAGGATCAGGTTGCTGGATTCATGCAAGAGGCGAGCACCTTTGTCAGGTTTCTTGATCCGGTAACCTATCTGTAA
- a CDS encoding PepSY domain-containing protein, giving the protein MLKKTLFQLHWFFGISAGLVLALMGFTGATVSFQDEILRALNPQVLQVEKLPAGVLPPADLVARVETSEGKKVSMLWVDIDNGYAARLFFTPPPGERRGQMRYVNPYTGELMGEVVGQDFFGLMLQLHRFLAMGDLGRQITGACTLILVFFCLSGLYLRWPRQWRSWRAWLTLDWRKKGRAFNWDLHSVAGTWCLLAYLLAALTGLTWSYEWYSKGVTKLLSDGPQMERVRQPRGGPPPTGPALVVDYNAVWSSIYSVAGPDLSAYNVRLPPVAGQQATVYYLLKTSPHDRALNQISLDPATGIIKRHDRYSDKSLNAQLLTSIYALHVGSYFGLAGRIVLMVTSLLMPLFFITGWLLYLDRRRKKRQVQQARKDLAPATGDAPAWLIGFASQSGFAEQLAWQTASQLQAAGLPVKVQPLADLSEQDLRDSSNALFVVSTFGDGEAPDSARGFERKVLGRAASLSSLNYAVLGLGDRQYQHFCGFARRLHGWLAEHGGTTLFAPVEVDSADPYALSHWQQQLGQLTGHTPVTTWQAPSYNHWTLSKRELLNPDSSGGEVYLLGLTAPDTSSWLAGDLVEVLPRNCPWAVEHFLEGLAIPGETAVQLDGLLETLEQALASRQLPDNRTHLVGLHAQALVDALVPLAMREYSIASIAADGVLELIVRQERRPDGSLGIGSGWLTEHATVGSAISLRVRRNSGFHLPAAPAPMILLGNGTGLAGLRSLLKARIADGQTRNWLLFGERNRAHDYLCRDELESCLIEGDLERLDLAFSRDQAEKIYVQDRLREHASVLKQWLADGAVIYICGSLQGMASGVDQVLNEVLGAEVVLQLIEQGRYRRDVY; this is encoded by the coding sequence GTGTTGAAGAAAACCCTGTTCCAGCTGCACTGGTTCTTCGGTATCAGCGCGGGGCTGGTCCTGGCGCTGATGGGCTTTACCGGGGCCACCGTGTCGTTTCAGGACGAGATCCTGCGCGCACTCAACCCCCAGGTGCTGCAGGTGGAAAAACTTCCTGCCGGGGTGTTGCCACCCGCCGACCTGGTGGCCAGGGTCGAAACCAGCGAGGGCAAAAAAGTCTCGATGCTCTGGGTCGACATCGACAACGGTTATGCCGCGCGCCTGTTCTTCACCCCGCCGCCGGGCGAACGACGCGGGCAGATGCGCTACGTCAATCCCTACACCGGCGAGCTCATGGGCGAGGTGGTTGGCCAGGACTTTTTTGGCCTGATGCTGCAACTGCACCGTTTTCTGGCGATGGGTGATCTCGGTCGACAAATCACCGGTGCCTGTACCCTGATCCTGGTGTTCTTCTGTCTCTCCGGCCTGTACCTGCGCTGGCCACGCCAGTGGCGCAGCTGGCGCGCCTGGCTGACCCTGGACTGGCGCAAAAAAGGCCGGGCCTTCAACTGGGACCTGCACTCGGTGGCCGGCACCTGGTGCCTGCTGGCGTACCTGCTGGCCGCGCTGACCGGGCTGACCTGGTCCTACGAGTGGTATAGCAAGGGCGTGACCAAACTACTCTCCGACGGACCGCAAATGGAGCGTGTACGCCAGCCGCGCGGTGGGCCGCCCCCGACCGGTCCGGCGCTGGTGGTCGACTACAACGCAGTCTGGAGCAGCATCTACAGCGTTGCAGGCCCGGACCTGAGCGCGTACAACGTGCGCCTGCCGCCGGTGGCCGGCCAGCAGGCCACGGTCTACTACCTGTTGAAGACCTCGCCCCATGACCGCGCGCTGAACCAGATCAGCCTCGACCCGGCCACCGGGATCATCAAGCGTCATGACCGCTACAGCGACAAGAGCCTCAATGCGCAATTGCTCACCAGCATCTACGCGCTGCACGTGGGCAGTTACTTCGGGCTCGCCGGGCGCATCGTGCTGATGGTCACATCCCTGCTGATGCCGCTGTTTTTCATCACCGGCTGGTTGCTGTACCTCGATCGACGACGCAAGAAACGCCAGGTCCAGCAAGCTCGCAAAGACCTCGCGCCAGCCACCGGCGATGCCCCGGCCTGGCTGATCGGGTTTGCCAGCCAGAGCGGTTTTGCCGAGCAACTGGCCTGGCAGACCGCCAGCCAACTGCAGGCCGCCGGCTTGCCGGTCAAGGTCCAGCCGTTGGCCGACCTGAGCGAACAGGACCTGCGCGACTCAAGCAACGCGCTGTTTGTGGTCAGTACCTTTGGCGACGGGGAAGCACCGGACAGTGCCCGTGGTTTCGAGCGCAAGGTGCTGGGCCGGGCGGCGAGCCTGTCCAGCCTCAACTATGCGGTGCTGGGGTTGGGCGACCGGCAATACCAGCACTTCTGTGGCTTCGCCCGACGCTTGCATGGCTGGCTGGCCGAGCACGGTGGCACCACCCTGTTTGCCCCGGTGGAAGTCGACAGTGCCGACCCCTACGCCTTGAGTCATTGGCAGCAGCAACTCGGCCAACTGACCGGCCACACCCCGGTCACCACCTGGCAAGCCCCAAGCTACAACCATTGGACCTTGAGCAAACGTGAGCTGTTGAACCCGGACAGCAGCGGTGGCGAAGTGTATTTACTCGGCCTGACCGCCCCCGACACCAGCAGTTGGCTGGCCGGCGACCTGGTGGAAGTGCTGCCACGCAACTGCCCGTGGGCGGTCGAGCACTTCCTTGAGGGGCTGGCTATCCCGGGCGAGACGGCGGTACAGCTCGATGGTTTGCTCGAGACCCTCGAGCAGGCCTTGGCCAGCCGCCAGTTGCCGGACAATCGCACACACCTGGTCGGCTTGCATGCCCAGGCCCTGGTGGACGCCTTGGTACCCCTGGCGATGCGTGAATACTCGATTGCCTCGATTGCCGCCGACGGCGTGCTCGAGTTGATCGTGCGCCAGGAGCGTCGCCCCGACGGCAGCCTGGGTATCGGCTCTGGCTGGCTGACCGAACACGCGACCGTCGGTTCGGCGATCAGCCTGCGGGTGCGGCGCAACAGCGGCTTCCATCTGCCGGCCGCCCCGGCACCAATGATCCTGCTCGGCAACGGCACCGGCCTGGCCGGCCTGCGCAGTCTGCTCAAGGCCCGCATCGCCGACGGCCAGACCCGCAACTGGTTGCTGTTTGGCGAACGTAATCGCGCGCATGACTACCTATGCCGCGACGAGCTGGAAAGTTGCTTGATCGAGGGCGACCTGGAACGCCTGGACCTGGCGTTCTCACGGGACCAGGCCGAGAAAATCTACGTTCAGGATCGCCTGCGCGAACACGCCAGCGTGCTCAAGCAATGGCTGGCCGACGGCGCCGTGATCTACATCTGCGGCAGTCTGCAAGGGATGGCTTCAGGGGTGGACCAGGTGCTCAACGAGGTATTGGGCGCCGAGGTAGTGTTGCAGTTGATCGAGCAAGGGCGTTATCGCCGCGACGTTTACTGA